TACCCGGAAGAGTAAGAGCGCCGACCCCCTTGAACAGCCTTGCTTGCACGTCTTGACGGTTGTTCGACGCTCGAGGAACCAGACCAGCGGTCGTTCAGTATTTAAGTCAGTGTCTTGCTGATGACCGGCTAGGGAATATGATATTAGAAGCTGAATTGTATAAGAAAAGTTAGATGTCATTACAAAGAACAATTGCAGGTCGCCGCTTGTTGCCAATTGGCAGGTTTGTTAGGAACTATTCAGATGTTAGAGATGCAGCTACAGCTATCCAAGGTGGAAAGATTTTGAGGACAAAATTTGACAACGATTCTACGACAGTGACTTTTATCACTAAGGATTCACCCAAGCATGAACCGTTCACCGTCACCTTCAATAACCTGTTTTTGCGTGATTCATCGAAATCACCCAAATCTGTGGACCTAAAATCCGGCCAAAAGCTATTCACCACTGGATATTTAGCTTCAAACCCGTCTTCTACGGTTCCGACGAAGGTCGAGGTCTCACCGGACTCCCAGAGCGTTTTAATCGATTGGAAGGATGGAGACTCGTATAAATATTCGCTTGAGTTCATTTACAAGTTTAAAGGTTCAACCTTTGTCACAGATGCACTGAGGAACTCGATTTCGAAGCATAAGCCTGTGCTGTGGGATAGAAAGACACTCAAGGGCAACATTGCTGACTTGAACTCGGTCAATTACGAAGGTTTCATGAACGAGGAGCAAAAGCTGTATAAGGCGCTCACCATCTTGCAGAAGTACGGTCTtactttcatcaatgatgTGCCTAAGGGCGATCACGACGCTGTGAGGAAAATATGCGAAAGGATAGGGCCCATAAGAAACACAATATATGGCGAGACGTTTGATGTCAAGAGCGATGTTACTACCACTTCTAACATTGCCTACTCGAACTTCTCCCTTCCGCTTCACATGGACCTTCTGTATCTGGAGAATGTGCCTGGCTTTCAGCTGCTGCACAGCATCAACAACTCTCCAGCCGAGAGTGGGGGCGCAAACATATTCGTCGATGCCTTTAGCGCTGCGAGACACGTACGGGAGCAGGATGCTGAGGGCTACGAGGCAATGCAACACGTCCCAGTCAACTACCAATACGTGAGGGACGGGAACTGCTTCTACCAGTCAAGGCCAATGATCGAACAGTACGACAGTAACGAGTCCAACACGTTGATGAGCAACTATGAGTATTTGATCAAGCGTGTGTACTACTCACCACCATTCCAGGCGCCATTCACTCTCGGCATATACGAGAAGACTCCAGATACAAACACATCGCCTGCCAAGCTGACGGAGAGGTTCCTGTTTAGGGACTTTGTGCATGGTCTTGGCGTCTTTGACCAGTTCATCAACAGGCCAGAGAACCAGTTCAAGCTCAAGTTGCCGGAGAACACCTGCgtgatcttcaacaacaCTCGAATCCTGCATGCTAGGACAGCGTTTAAGAGCACAGACAGATGGCTAAAGGGCTGCTACTTGGATAGAGactccttcagcagcaaGCTGAAGTATCTAGAACAGAAATATATATAGCCGCCGACGATTTTTAATGAAGTTATCAGACAGTTATGACTCTACAGGACAACAGCGAGCGATGCCCAGGACGCTGAGCGAGTATATGGAATGTTGCAGCACCAAGAGCGATCTTTCCGACGCTTTGAAGCCCAATCCTCGCAATATTCGTTTCACTTCCGCCAACACGAGCCTTGCAGACACATTGAGGACGATAATCTCCCTCACAAGGCACTCGATTGAGCAACATCAGCAGCCAATCAGTATCATTCAAGATTTCGGAACGACGCTGTGCTTCCCAGATATCAACGACTCCAGCTCAACCGCCGGTAAGATCGCTATTCTGCTTTCGTTGGCCCGCACTATTCAGTCCACCCTGAGCACTGGCCAGACAAGGACTATCCGGGATGTTTACTACTCTAATGTCGAGCTCTATGGCAGTCAGCGGAAGGTCGAGTACTGGCTCTCCAGCATCACCAGAAACCTGCGTCTGGAATCGAGAGATTGCCTTCATATCCTGCCCGCACAGAAAGGCCTATGCTACACTCCATGCGATATCCGGATTCAAACTGCGGGCAAAGAAACTGTGATCGCGGCTCACACGTCCTCAATGGTGCCTTACATTGCTCGGGGCTCGAGCGTGCAGATACTACCACCTGCGGATCAGGATCTAAAACTGAGGTTGGTTGttctggagaaagaagcgGTCTACCATACGGTAGTCAAGACTTGTCCACCTCCAAACACCATCTTCGTTACTGGCAAAGGCTACCCCGATTTTTTAAGTCGACTATTCCTTCAGCTGCTGGAACGCAACGATTGTATAGCGGACTGGAGGCTGTACACCGATGCTGATCCGCATGGGATCGACATTGCCTTGAAGTACATGCAAAATGAGGACCACAAACAGTACATGTGCAAGAGCCTCGTTTACAAGGGTGCTCTGCTCACCAAGTTGctcaagagaagaaatgTGCAATTCCTTCAGTTGAATCACAGGGACATCTCCTTAGCAATCGGTTTGATCAAGCGGCTTTCACAGCCGTCGAGCCACCCGTCTAACATTGGCTGTCTGAGGGTTCAGCTACAAAGGCAGATGTTTtttctgaagaaagctgagaTGAATTCAATGGCCATAGACGAGTACGTTCTTTAGCTGGCTTTAGTTGAAATATGGCGCGAGAACGCGAACTACCATTTTTGCCCGAGGTGttcaaagttgaaagagttCGACCGTATTGATTCATCAACATTATAATTGAGATCGAGACAATCCAATTAGCTCATACGGGAAGTGACTGAGATATGTATTCAATTCAGACTTTTTGTCAGCTGGCGATTGCCAGTTTCATTCTGCTGTGGTCGGGTCAAGTTTCAGCTTCCACGTCTAATTACGCTCCAATTGCGATCAATCTACCGGCTTTTAGCAAGGAATGTTTTTACTACGACTTGATTTCTCATGACGATTCCTTAGTGGTCAGCTATCAGGTTCTCACCGGTGGAAATTTCGAGATCGATTTCGAAATCACTGCACCGGATGGATCCCAAATTGTCAGtgagaagcaaaagaaatACTCTGATTTCCTGTTGAAGTCGTTTGGTTTGGGCCAATActccttctgcttcagtAACACTTATGGAActgcattgaagaaggtggaGATTGTGCTCGAGCTGGAAAAGGGAGCACTGGGTGACGAAGCATCGTCACCAAAGGATGCGGTCGCTAACAACGCCATCGAAGAGATCGATAGAAGTCTGACCAAGATAAGTAAAACGATGAACTATCTGAGAGCCAGGGAATGGAGAAACATGTCGACCGTGGAGTCCACTTACTCGAGGTTGACATGGCTATCTCTGCTAATTATGGGCATCATGGTCGGAATCAGCGTTGTGCAGGCCGGAATCATacagattttcttcaaaagtcGCTCTAGAAACTACGTTTGATTGCCTTGTAGAGCCTTAGGGACCATTGCGTCCGTAGAGGAGTGCATACATCTACATATTGTACGTCAATCAAATATTCGCTGCCGCTAGCAGAAATGTTAATAAAAATGAGATCTTGAAACTGGGTCTTTCCCAAACTAGCGTGTTGAAGTCGATAGTCTCACGGCCGGTCTTGACGATGTATCTGGCAAAGATAGATCCTGTCATGTCCTTGTCAATCATGCCTCGATTCTGCAGCCATTGGATGCAAAGAAAGCCCACGGCTGTTACATAGACAAGCAACGTGGAGATCTTGCCGACAACAACCCCGAGCACCAGACCGAAGATCGATCCGATACAGAGCTGTCGGTAGTCAAGCTTGCCACCAaatcttgatcttggcttGACTGGCGTCTCTGTGGCACGTTCAGTTAGGGATGCCACAGCAGCCGTTGGGTTCCCGTTAGCATCGACCACAGCATCATTGTAAA
The nucleotide sequence above comes from Torulaspora globosa chromosome 6, complete sequence. Encoded proteins:
- a CDS encoding emp24/gp25L/p24 family protein (ancestral locus Anc_7.108), whose product is MYSIQTFCQLAIASFILLWSGQVSASTSNYAPIAINLPAFSKECFYYDLISHDDSLVVSYQVLTGGNFEIDFEITAPDGSQIVSEKQKKYSDFLLKSFGLGQYSFCFSNTYGTALKKVEIVLELEKGALGDEASSPKDAVANNAIEEIDRSLTKISKTMNYLRAREWRNMSTVESTYSRLTWLSLLIMGIMVGISVVQAGIIQIFFKSRSRNYV
- the AIM17 gene encoding Aim17p (ancestral locus Anc_7.110) is translated as MSLQRTIAGRRLLPIGRFVRNYSDVRDAATAIQGGKILRTKFDNDSTTVTFITKDSPKHEPFTVTFNNLFLRDSSKSPKSVDLKSGQKLFTTGYLASNPSSTVPTKVEVSPDSQSVLIDWKDGDSYKYSLEFIYKFKGSTFVTDALRNSISKHKPVLWDRKTLKGNIADLNSVNYEGFMNEEQKLYKALTILQKYGLTFINDVPKGDHDAVRKICERIGPIRNTIYGETFDVKSDVTTTSNIAYSNFSLPLHMDLLYLENVPGFQLLHSINNSPAESGGANIFVDAFSAARHVREQDAEGYEAMQHVPVNYQYVRDGNCFYQSRPMIEQYDSNESNTLMSNYEYLIKRVYYSPPFQAPFTLGIYEKTPDTNTSPAKLTERFLFRDFVHGLGVFDQFINRPENQFKLKLPENTCVIFNNTRILHARTAFKSTDRWLKGCYLDRDSFSSKLKYLEQKYI
- the SPO11 gene encoding DNA topoisomerase (ATP-hydrolyzing) (ancestral locus Anc_7.109), whose translation is MKLSDSYDSTGQQRAMPRTLSEYMECCSTKSDLSDALKPNPRNIRFTSANTSLADTLRTIISLTRHSIEQHQQPISIIQDFGTTLCFPDINDSSSTAGKIAILLSLARTIQSTLSTGQTRTIRDVYYSNVELYGSQRKVEYWLSSITRNLRLESRDCLHILPAQKGLCYTPCDIRIQTAGKETVIAAHTSSMVPYIARGSSVQILPPADQDLKLRLVVLEKEAVYHTVVKTCPPPNTIFVTGKGYPDFLSRLFLQLLERNDCIADWRLYTDADPHGIDIALKYMQNEDHKQYMCKSLVYKGALLTKLLKRRNVQFLQLNHRDISLAIGLIKRLSQPSSHPSNIGCLRVQLQRQMFFLKKAEMNSMAIDEYVL
- the FUN14 gene encoding Fun14p (ancestral locus Anc_7.107) → MRPFTAHRMLFNGIRNTVGKRLSSTASRSFFLSPKLTARATGLTIATSVGIAAPWLYKFGSIIYNDAVVDANGNPTAAVASLTERATETPVKPRSRFGGKLDYRQLCIGSIFGLVLGVVVGKISTLLVYVTAVGFLCIQWLQNRGMIDKDMTGSIFARYIVKTGRETIDFNTLVWERPSFKISFLLTFLLAAANI